tccaactaaaaaggtccaggcaaataggggtgaaaaacctcagcttgagaccctggagagccgctgccagtctgagtagacaagactgactttgatgaacccaggggggtctgattcaatagaaggcagcttcatatgttctgattcagagagaagggcggggtataaatctgcagtcttcttcctcatcTGCATGCTAAGCGCATGCTCTACCATTAAGCCACAGCCCAAAAATTCTTTAGGTGGCAGATTCTGTGCTTCCGTAGCTACCCGGACAATTGTTAACATGACCCTGGGTGTCTCTGGTGCACCCCATCCAGCCTCAGAAAAGTCCTACTGTGCCAACTGGAGGCTCTCATTCAACCAGGGCTTCCTCTCTCAAGAGCCACATGCCCTCTGTTCTGTGCTGCACCCAAGATCTGTGGTGAGGGGGAACAGGATGCTACCAATGCAAATATCTCTTAACAATCTCATTTCCTCCTCCTGTCCCTTTCCCAGCGCcgtccactggggagaaagttgCTTCGGCTCCAGCCCTGCGCCCTGAAACGccccctgctgctgctccttCCCCAGCGCCACCTGTAGACCCTCCAGAAAAGCCACCACCTCCCCCCTCttcgccccctcccccacctgctcCTCCCGAGGCTGAAGACGAAGACCCTCCTCGTCCAACCGCCCCACCTgaggagcagccgctgcccccGTCGCAGGCCCCGATGGATCTTCCGGAGTCCTCGCCACCTACCCAGCCGAGCCCGGATCCCCGGCACCCGCTGTCCTACCGCAAGGCAACCAATTTTGCCTTAGACAAATTCCTGGACCCAGGCCGCCCGTACAAGTGCACGGTATGCAAGGAATCCTTCACTCAGAAGAACATCCTCTTGGTGCACTACAATTCCGTCTCCCACCTCCACAAGATGAAGAAGGCTTCGGCCGACCCCTCGGCGCCCTCCCGAGGTGAACCGGGCGCCCCGGGAGCTCTCCAGCCATCCTCTGACAAGCCTTACAAGTGTACCACCTGCCGGGTTTCCTACAACCAGAGTTCCACGCTAGAGATACACATGAGGTCAGTTCTGCACCAAACCCGCTCCCGCGTCGCCAAGATGGAAGCCGCCGGCAAAGCTGAGAGCGCGTCTGTTGAAGCAGAGCCCCCAAGTGAGGCACCCCCGGAAGCGGAGGCCCCTAAGCTCTTAGAGGCTGGCTGTATGCCAGTACCGGCTCTCCCCTTTTTGGCACCGCCGACGGCAGAGCTGCAGCGCTTCCCCACGCCCATATTTACGCCACCGCTGCTGCCGCCCTTCCCCTTGGTCCCCGAGTCCCTCCTAAaactgcagcagcaacagcagcagcttcTGCTTCCCTTCTATTTACACGACCTCAAGGTGGCCCCCAAACTGGCTTTAGCGGCGCCAGCGCTGACCCTGCCCACCACACCACCCGTACTGTTGCCACCTCCTCCGGCTAAGGAAGAGCAGGCCCCCGCACCGAGCAGTTCCAAGCCAGAGCCGGCAGAAGAGGCGGAAACGGAGGAGGCAGAGGGGTCTCAGACAGGGAGTGAGGCGTCCCGCACGGCAGCCAAGGCCCTTCTGGAGAACTTTGGGTTTGAGCTGGTTATCCAATACAACGAGGGCAAGCAACCAGCGGTGGCTGCAGCTCCAGCGGTCCCCCCTCGACCACCGGCAGGCAAGCTGCAGTGCGGCACGTGTGGGAAACAGTTCTCCAACATGCTCATCCTGAAAACACACGAAGAGCACGTTCACCGGCGCTTCCTACCTTTCGAGGCGCTCAATCGTTACGCTGCCCAGTTCCGGAAGAGTTACGACAGCATGTATCCACCCCCACCGCCTGCGCTCCCTGTTGAGACCACCACCTCTGTGGCTGCTCCCACAACCACcgttgctgccgccgccgccaccaccacagAGACCTCAACTGTCACTGTCCCGACACCACCCTCCATTCCTCTGGATATTCCTTCCCTCTGCCCTCCCTTTTTAATGCAACCCATGCCAGTGGCAGTTCCGCCACCCGACAGCGAGACTCCCCGGGTGTCTCCAGAGCGCTTGAAATCTCTGTGGTTTCGGGGTGAGGACGAGGAAGGTGGCAATTTGCCTGTGGGTCTTGATCCTTCCCGAAGTGGCTTTCACGCCACTCGGCGCTTCTCCCGCACTAAATTCACCGAGTTCCAGTCTCAAGCTTTGCTGTCCTTCTTCGAGTCCAGCGCTTATCCCAAAGACGGTGAGGTTGAGCGACTGTCCGTACTCTTGGGCTTGCCAAACAGAGTTATCGTGGTCTGGTTCCAAAATGCTCGTCAGAAGGCCCGCAAGTGCGGCAGCGAAACTGGGGTGAGCAGCGGAAGCACCGGGGCACAGCCCACCTGCAAGAAGTGCCGGACGTCTTTCCGCTGCATCTTTGAGCTGATCCGCCATCTCAAGAAGTGTTACAATGACCAGCACGAGGAAGGGGACGCTTACTGTGCCGAGGAAGAGAATGAGGCTCACGAGGAAGaagaacaggaggaggaagaggaggaggaacagcagcagcaagaacCTTCAGCAACTGATGGAGACCCTAAGACAGATGGAGCCGGAGAGAAAGTCCCCGAGGAAGAGCTACCATCTCCAGAGGCCCTGCCAGAAAGCTCAACCAATCACCCCTGTGAGCAGTGCCCAGCCAAGTTCTCTAGTGCTGACCTCCTCAATGCCCACCATGTTAGTCATCTGCCAGCAGCCGCTCCTTCATCAGCTGCCGCTAGCACCATTGGACCTCCCCAACACCTCCTGGATTTGCCTCCCTTGGTGTTTGGCGAGCGTCCTGCTCACCCCGATCCCTCCCGTGCCCAGAAACGGAAACATGAAGATGGGAGCTTGTCGCCCACTGGCAGCGAATGCGCCAGCATGGCAGGAGGGGATAGTGAGCCTCCTCGGGATAAGCGCCTGCGCACCACCATTTTGCCCGAGCAGCTGGAGATTCTGTATCGCTGGTACATGCAGGACTCTAATCCGACCCGGAAGATGCTCGACTGCATCTCAGAAGAAGTAGGGCTTAAAAAGAGGGTCGTCCAGGTGTGGTTCCAGAACACAAGAGCCCGCGAGAGGAAGGGCCAGTTTCGCTGTAACACCAGCACCGCTGTCCCAACCACCAAGCCCTCAACGGCACTCTCTACCACCTTCCCAAAGTTCAACCCTTCGCCTCGAGACCCACCCATCCTTTATGGAGCTGCCTTCGCCCCCAGCCTCCCTGCAGTCTCTGCCCagctgccgccgccaccaccaagCAAGCCAGAAGCTCCTGTGGATTCACAAACGCAGGATGAAGCAGCTGAAGAAGAGGTGTCCAAGGAAAACGAAGACAGAAGCTTGTCAGGAGGGGAGTTGAGCGATTCATCATCCTCGTCATCTTCTCTGGCTGATCTGGATTCCCCAGGCAGCCGACGAAGTCGAGCAATGGAGGGCGGTCTCGGAGGCATCCACGACCCTCTGGGTCAGCGCCGGTACCGCACTCAGATGTCCAGCCTTCAGCTCAAAATCATGAAGGCTTGTTACGAGGCCTACCGAACTCCCACCATGCAAGAGTGTGAGGTGTTAGGGGAAGAAATCGGGCTGCCCAAGCGAGTGATCCAGGTGTGGTTTCAGAATGCCAGGGCCAAAGAGAAAAAAGCCAAGGCAGCCTCCGGCAGCACCAGTGGTGGCGATGAAGGGCCCCCCAGCGCACAGGCTCAGTCCGAATGCCCCTATTGCGAAGTCAAGTACGATTTCTACGTGTCCTGCCGTGGGCACCTCTTCTCCCGCGGCCACTTAGCCCGACTTAAAGAGGCCATCAAGGCCCAGCTCAAGAGCGAAAGCAAGTGCTACGAGCTGGTGCCAGACAAAGGGACGCCATCCCCGACGAGGCTAGGCGCCTCtatgccccccaccaccaccatgccgCCATCCCTTGGGAGTATGGCCTCCTTTGTGCCAGGTGAGTAGTAAAAGAGGTAAGGTACGTTGAAGGTGAAGATGGTAACGCTTCTTTGTTTTGCTCTCCTCGCTCTCTCCTGACATCTCTGTCCCTAATCATTCATGCTATCTATCACTTTGAGTGTAAGGCCCAAAATGGCTTCTCCCTTGCAGGATTCGCCTACCTCATTTTTATTCCCGGTATCAGCCCCGCTTGTTGACTTCTTCCACCTCCCGCTTTTCCTTCACTCTCTCATTGGCTTATTCCCACCTCCTTTGACCCTCCCATCCCAACGTATTGGGGGAGTTTTGGGGATGCAGACAGAACAGGatgttcatcttccaacaatGCTGCCGGTGTCCATATTGGCCAAAGATTCTAGACCGAATACATAGCCGGAAACAAAACGGTTATCTATCCCAGCAGTGGAAGGAAGCAGGTATTGGACTGGAGAGGGATTTATCTGTCACCTAATGAAGATGTAAgccttagaacaggggtcctcaactttATCAAGCCTTTGGGCGCCTTTAGAATTGACACAGAATTGACCCAGGAAGTGAAGCTTTACCACACTGTCAGGAAGTGAGGTAACTTTTGATAAAACTTCTCAACGTTTCAGGAAGAGGCTCCGTTTTAGAATTAACATTATCGAAGAGGCTTGAGTGGTGGCGGCTGCTGCTTctgaagtaatttttttaaaaatccacttggccaatcagaagccctgcggATACAAGCCCCACCTGGtcctgcctactttctaaaaacacgtGTCAGGCACCAGAGAAGGTGTTGACAGGTGTTACGGCACCCATGGGTACTATGCTGGGGATCCTTTAGAACATCCGTAGATATTTGTGCCTGGAAGATGTaggttgtggagggggggggggggagaggagaaggatgacAGCTGACGCCgctttccccccctgctttcccaACAggcccttcctcttcttcctctggtgTTTTGAGCACCCCGTTGGCCTCATCCCAGCCAGGCCCGCCCTTACCTCAGCGCCTCACACCAGAACCGGCTCAGCTCGATCCCTCGACGGAGCCCGCTCCTGCTCCAGAGACCTCTCCGACTGACAGTCAGGTGGACCCGACTTCAAGTTCAGCCCTGGAACCCTCCTTGTCCTCCACTGCCACGCTGAAGAACCTCAAGACGCTGAAGGCCACAGTGCCGGCCCTGCTGGGTGGCCAGTTCCTGCCCTTCCCGTTGCCGGCAGCAACTGCGGCAGCCCCCTCGCTCTTCGGAGCCCAGCTGCCCGGGGCCTACTTCCAGCAGCTTTACGGCATGAAGAAGGGGCTCTTCCCTATGAACCCTGTCATACCTCAGACACTCATGGGGCTGCTGCCCAACCCCTTGCTCCCGACGCCTGCACCCGAGCCACCTGTCGAGGTGTCTGAGGCCCCTGGCATCTCTACGGTTGACGTGACTCACCAGTACCTTTGCCGCCAATGCAAAGCAGCCTTCGAAAGCGAGGGGGCGGCTGCAGCCCACCAGGCCGCCTTCTGCTACTTTGGGCGCCAGCCGCCGGCAGCCCCGCCCCCCCTGCGCGTGCCCGTGTGCACCTACCACTGCCTGGCCTGCGAGGTGCTTGTGAGTGGGCGCGAGGCACTGGGGGCTCACCTGCGCTCCAGCGCTCACCGGCGCAAAGCCGGATCCAACGCAGCAACCGCATCGGTGTTTGCCAAAGAGGAATCCAAATTACCTCACTCGGACTCCAACCCAAAAAGTAACGCTACCTCTACGACACTTCTAGCTTTATAGAGACGGATGCCACACTGCCACccactgagagagaatgactaaaCCAACCAGCCAGTAGAGGGATGGGCACCCACTCGGGTGTCTCTCCTCTGCCCAGTACCCAAGAACCAACCCTCAACACCCTACCCAGCCATGACCCTTCCTTGTGGCCAGCAAAGATAAATGACCAATAATTTTGAGAGACAGCCTCTTGCCACTCGTCCGAAGTCACATCCACTGCCCTAAAGTAGCCTACTGGCATTTGTATGGGCAAAATAGATTTAGCTTTGCTGCCCTCCAGCCCAAACCTCACCCATCCCAAGAGAAGACCACTTGACCTTCAGGTGAATAGACATAATCTCTTCTAAGAACCCCAGACCCTAGGGATGCTAGTTTTCACGCAGCCTTGTACCCTCTATGAAAGGGTGTGTCTATTTCCTTCAACCGTTCATGTCTTCTTGGATTGGTCTGTTGCCCTCCTCCCAAACCCTTGCCAATATGGCTGCTGTATGGCTAAACCTACCCCTTCCATGACCCACCTTACATATCAACTAAATGAAGATTCCTTACCCCTCCTCTCCTCGACCCAgaaaaggataaatgggtttTACACAGATATCGATAGCTTCCCAAATCCGACAGGGATTCCAAATTCATGCTCTTTGCCAGTCCTATTTTCTGCCACCTACCTGTGTATTCTGGTCTTCCATCTCCTGTGGCATACCCATGTGATTCAGATGTGAGAGAGACACACAAGAGACTTTACCTCTCTCACGTCTTTATGTTATGGACTCCTAATGCCCCGTCGCTGTCCCTCAGAGACTGTTCACATATTCTCTCAGGAATGTCTCAAGATGATCTCTGCCAATTGAACACCTTCAGATGTTCCTCAAAAGTTGGGCTTCTCACCTTAGAAGGTGAACACTCTCTTCCTTcgtaagcttttgtatgtaaaGATggcactgtctctctctctctctctgcttgtgTCAACATAAGCACTCTAAAACTCAGTTTCCCTGTTCGCTCTCATACCAGCACATGTGGTCCAAAGCCCTCTCTTTACCACGTGTGCGCGCCAGAGTCGCACCTCTCTCTTCACCCCACCCAACAGCTGCTGGCACACTCTTCACACATGTACCCTTGTGCACCCAggctcctctctctcacacacttttacacacacaaacacaccgcTTGAATTCCCTCTCTCACATTCACCTCCTACTCTTTTACTGTGTTACTgactgagaaaaaggccaaaaaaaaaaaagcgcaaagcaaacaaaagaacggacagaaagaaaaagaaaaaaaattattaaccCAAGGAGACAAAacttaaggggggaggggggcaaagatGAGAAACTGagtccccccccaccctgcacccCTCCCAGAGCATGCTCTACCCATtgtgtataaaaaaaaattaccgtCAAAGACGGATGGACAGATTCCCGAACTGTTGATGGATTTGAACGACTTGAACAGCAACCAaacagggaaagaaggaaggcgcCTCtcttctttcccaccatttttcctctctctctctccttctcctcctctccccaggtGGGTCTTTATGTCCACTGGGGAACCAAATAAAACCAACAACCTCGCTGTCTTTTTCCTCCTGATAGACGTGACTTCCGTCTCTGCGCGGGAAACGACACAAATCTACTCCGatggctttaaaagaaaaaaagaaaaaaaaacaagaaggaaCCTCCCGTCACACACAAACTTGTACTCGTGTGCCGACGTCCtcgcaaaaaaagagaaaaaaaagaacacaaacCCTCTTATGAATCCAAAGCTCTTAAAAAAACTTCTTTACAataaccaaaaaaaaagaaacgAAAACCAACCGTGAGAGAGAGAATTACccaccaacaaaaaaaaaaggaataataAAAAGcaacctggattttttttttgtttttttcaaaaagacaTAAGatgaagaaaaacaagaaaagaaaaagaagaacccCTCACGTTTTCCTTCCTCTGTGTCGATTCTTTTGGGGTTTCTTTTCATATTCTTTTCATCCTTCCCTCAAGTCCTTTTTGATGCCCTCCCGCCCAACAAAGATGGACGTGAATTTTAAGAAGTTGATGAAACATGGAAACCTGTGGGGGTAAAGAAGGGgttacaaaacaaaaaacccccacaaataACCAAACGAACTACATGTGGGGTGTTAAGGAGGGATGGGGGTTTATACAACGACTCACCCTCTGGACCACTCTGTTTTTCTCAGACGCCCTTCTCCCTACAACTCTACACCCCaaagtggggggggaaatgtctttcTGTTGTGTATTTAAAAGGGGGGGTTGGGGAatgattaaaaaataaaaagaaataaaaattatattaaaGAAATGatctggaaaaaaatccaaaaaaacccccaaaaccccgTGCTTTTGGCAGGAGGTGGCGGCTCCAAAGAATAACATTATTGATCTTCTCCAAGTTTGGTATGTCTTTTGTAAAGTGTTGcggattgtttttaaaaatgagctGCCAAAGGTCTCCTCTTGATTCCACTTTCTGGTACATCGCCACATGCTCTGCTTTTATTTAGTTTGAAGTACACCTTAGATTTGTCTACAAAGCTAGTTCCTTCTGTTTTGATCTTTATTAACCAACAGGACACGTTCCTGGGAAAGCCGGAGTCTGAGAGAGTTGCCAATTCAATGAACGAGCCCATTCAATGGATCCCGGTCTCCGTGTGTAGAAATCGAAAGTGTTAATTTGCGGTTAATGAGTCCTGACTTATCAGCTCTTCATTAAGACAAAGCTAGACGCGCTCCCTTCTGTTTTCTCTCTCAGATTCTTGAGTTTTTGACTAGAGGATCcctagaaatatatatttttttcctgtaGAACATCCCAAAAGGAAGCAGCCTTTGTGTAGAGGGGGTGTGTGGAAAATCTGTTTCAGTCAACACAAATGTTGAGGTAGACAATCCACACAAAACTACAAGAATTGAGGAGGGAAACTTATACTACTGGCATAAATTAGGTATGTGTCACGAAGCAGGCACCCTTTTCCCATCCACCCTTTTGGACTCAACTTGACAATCTTTGTAGATCTATAACAGCAGCTTGGTAGTGAGGGGCATTTCCTACAGCCTAGATATGAGCATTTTTACTCCATGGCCAAAGATACCACAAAAAACCACACTGCCACCAACATGTTTACATGAAACTATCGTGGGGTGACAAATCTCAAGAGGGCAAAAGCAAAATGGAGTCTTGTGGTACCAGAGGCCATTTTGTCAAGAGAATCTTCAGACAGGAAACCTATATAAATGGATATTGAGGGAGAAAATTGTGAACTCCACCATTGACCTTTCCTCCCTCTGTATCCATGTGTGTGACTGTGGTTTCACTTCAGACCTTTAGCTCACAAAAAGATTTATCAAAATAAGTCTTCCAGGTGCCATAGCTAAGGTTCACAATCTACAGGTGGAggctggagctctcccagaatagcttgctttttatatatttaaaatatttactcctggagaaaatggctgctttagaaggtggaccgtatggcattTATAGCCTCCTGAGGTCTCCCCTAAACTCCAAATATTCCTaaactcaaatctccaggtatttccaaacccagagttggcaaccctagcacaggaCACCTTTCCATTGATGTTTGTCAAAGGTTCTGGTCCTTACCACATGTGAGACACGTGCCAGCGTGCAACATGGGCCAGCCCTAACGGCTTTATTCCCAATACTTGTGTTCAGGTGAAATCCTATTTCCTTTACTGCTCTCAAAGCCAGGAAAAGGGGCCTCCAACAGCCATCTTTGCTTTGGGTCCCTTGCCCTTCAGGGTTGCCTTATGCACTTGGTCTTAGCTACCATTACTCATCTTTCCCTACCACCTCAACTCTGCTACCTGTCACATTTTACTAATGCATACTGAACCAACCACGTCGACCTGTGTGCTGCTAGGCGGGGAAATGACCTGTCTCCTCTTTCTCTTGCTGTGGAAACGGCCGCCATCTTGGGAGCAGTGGGAAACTTAAAAAACCCCTTCACGCTTTTAACTGGCCAGATAAGCTCTCTTCGACTGTGACAGATGTACCTGTATCCTGCCCCCGGACCCGCATACCTGACCCATTTAGGCCCACAAAAAGGGTAATAAGCAGAGCACTAAGACTAGCCAGGAAGCCCTAAATCCAATCCCTGCTTGGCCATGGAGTTCTTTGGTCAACCTTGGGCTCCTAACCACTCGCCTCTGAGCCTATCTTAcaagggtgttgtgaggataaaatagggcAACTCCATAACCCTTCAACTTAAGCACCTCAGAGGAGGGATGGGGCATTCCTGCATCCTGGCATGGGTCACGCCAGTTATGAGGTAACTGCATGTTCCAGTGGCCCAGCAGATGTTTTTCCAGCAACAGTCAAGATCctaaatggggagggggctgggggaaGAAGGAAGTTTAGCCTGTCTCCCACTGCCACAGTTTGATGAGGGGGACTTGGGGGGCAGAAGTTCTAATCAGTGTCTCACCAGAGGCGGAAGGAAGCTACCTCAGGCCTACGGAGACCTGCTCcaatttaagtggctcttccctccgctcacgaccttgagttcgattccagcggaagctggtgcaggtagccggctcgaggttgactcagccttccatccttccgagtacccagcttgctggggggaaagtgtaatgaccgaggaaggcaatggcaaaaccaccccgtaaaaaggtctgccgtgaaaacgttgtgaaagcagcgtcaccccagagttggaaacgactggtgcttgcacaggggacctttcctttccttcccttagaGGAGGAAGGCTTCAAGCTTTGCTTACTGGAGCGGCAGGGTACAGGCCACCATGTTTTCAGCTGGCATGTGCCaaagagcccccctcccctcttctccaaGCTTAGTTCTTATGCACGGCTTCCACACGGCTTCATCATTACCCCAATGAGAAAGAGAGCGAGCCCAGACAGCCCATGGGGCGATTATGATGCTGGACTAGGGCCTGGGCGAGCAAAATTTGAATCCCCATGCTGCCATGGATGTTTGCTGGGTGACCCAGTCacattctttcagcctaacctactttacagggtggttgtgaggataaaatggacgaGAGGAGGACCacgtaagccactttgggccccagctggggagaaagatggataCCAACTGTGAGCTTTAGTCAGGCACAGCAAAGATGTTGCAGAGAGGCAGGGAATTCTGTTACAGGCTGCTTCTTAGTTAGGTAACTCAGCCTTTACTCCCATCGCTCATTGCTGCAGTCTTGGCCCCACAATATCGGCCTATTAAACTCCTGGTCTGTCCACTTTTCCCTTCCCAGAAGCATACAAGTCCCATTTTTCTTTTGGTCCTGTGAAAGCCCCTCTGCTCCTGGTGTAATGGAACGGGAATAGTCCCGCTGATCTCTTTCCAAGCCTATATCCGCAGCACCTCCCCTCACAAAATGGCCCCCACTTCCGTCTTGCACATATGTACAAATCCAGTACTCTGGGGTTTAGTTCAGACAAGCTGATGAATACAACTTTATCACACCATCACTACCCAGCTAGGAATTAGAATCAAGGTAAAGTCACCTGGCGCGGATAGCAAAAGGTATTCTTTTTCTCACTTTCAGAAGCACAAAGCATGACACTGTCTCTAGTGGACTTTGGTTTTTTAACAATTTCGAAGTCCTGTTTTccagcaagtttctagtcctcaggaCTAGAAGTGCATTGTTTGGCGTATGTGAAAACATTGTTTGGCGTATGTGAAAACAGAAATGACCATGAGGGACAGGTTTCAGGTTTGGAATGttcctcatttaaaaaaaaaaaccctccttgtTCATGATAAAACCAGCATGTCACAATGAACGGTTCTAATCTAAATTCCCCCTCAACATGCTAGATAAGGGATCACCAACTTTTCTGAGCCAGTGGGCACTGTTGGAATTATTGCACAGCGTGataggtgcagccacaaaatggctgccgtgaaATAGTTCCTGCAGGAGGTggagacagccacaaaatggctgccgcatcTTAActccagtcacacagtgaagatccttgtgctctgGAGGCGGTGGCAGCTGTCAAAGCAACCTCataaaaaacctgcacagccaatcaaatctccaatgagagccagtttggtgtagtggttaagtgtgcggactcttttctgggagaaccaggtttgattccccactccgccacttgcagctgctggaatggccttgggtcagccgtagctctcgcagagttgtccttgaaagagcagcttctgggagagctctctcagccccacctacctcacaga
The sequence above is a segment of the Heteronotia binoei isolate CCM8104 ecotype False Entrance Well chromosome 15, APGP_CSIRO_Hbin_v1, whole genome shotgun sequence genome. Coding sequences within it:
- the ZFHX2 gene encoding zinc finger homeobox protein 2, giving the protein MDAPSNSASSSSSTAAVLPADGQDDRASVWPTQDSPASPATKEPPLADPPLSASASPDEIVWPGSSSQAAAASTKLPAAILSTPQLQADFGLVIPNPSPLPQPTRPGEDGNKEEAAADVNDDDGEDGGTEAQLFFSAKGLAYLLSGGHVLLPKGSPSTTAPPVSILHVQCGGGPNQGFMSTDQMSQNTSAPAEWTPRGAFYTYRLAGAPARTTSAKNVPSKPKDAPTAHAEDEEKPQGEASLGQEEELPRPPIWLCLICRLSFHRGRSLETHVLVAHGVQLSANQCQTLSRGASAVFQGTTLGFLEPNNPTTEADLNARMCSRWVNVSEEKEEEEEKKGSSEGQCEPPDAKDSRVGGAHWAKGGLEDKPEDGKEEEEGKEEADEKKEEGRHLPDQSSHGQSPLMGANAPLSETPQTKVDSDVDIGLAKEDVNVEMANKVAGSTNEVVSVGLVQDSAQVELAGKPNDAGSAAKGNSEDLTHTAETNNAGSAPDAGAAELAHSISNMGMANDMASVGFEVNSSHNGSAPLSFGEDFTAMAYSGLSLSGHMSLLHSRNSCKTLKCPKCNWHYKYQQTLDVHMKEKHPENNSHCAYCSTGGPHPRLARGESYNCGYKPYRCEACNYSTTTKGNLSIHMQSDKHLANLQGYQATGGNGTPSVVPAATPTPSSPEEKESKGKSSWQCKVCSYETNISRNLRIHMTSEKHMQNMLLLHQGLPLALPGLLGQPQPSQGGKPQPELFQFYGAQALSHSHHPHPHHAHPGASPALRGDKPMEQTQLLLNGAFPHLSTPGRKIATLGSAPASLSPEPAPPSPLPPHSGSDLGSPQRLFTCLVCQAFSTDGLEALLRHASAPRSLPEGEWKEVSGDLHRCRLCAYGTQLKANFQLHLKTDKHALKYQLVAHLREGGNSGAHLGAELPLGPPLHLHCNLCEYETNSKEKMRLHVAGGSHQEALQGYKFLLELEATSAPPPAPEPAPFRCLLCNVDAPNRLLMIQHLRSPQHRDTHGQWRLQLLQNGEGTPSLERYICLAPANPAGNCPVDCAGKEMVSESQSPEKETLNKAQMPGSDETEAKAGAAANITVYCCPYCNFVDPSAEAVRAHTISQHAVQPKFRCPLCQEQLVGRTNLHFHLSHIHNVVPECVEKLLLVATTVEMTFATKVVPGPTLPLDPPKPDGTPSPEQGGASEPPQSPLVAPSTGEKVASAPALRPETPPAAAPSPAPPVDPPEKPPPPPSSPPPPPAPPEAEDEDPPRPTAPPEEQPLPPSQAPMDLPESSPPTQPSPDPRHPLSYRKATNFALDKFLDPGRPYKCTVCKESFTQKNILLVHYNSVSHLHKMKKASADPSAPSRGEPGAPGALQPSSDKPYKCTTCRVSYNQSSTLEIHMRSVLHQTRSRVAKMEAAGKAESASVEAEPPSEAPPEAEAPKLLEAGCMPVPALPFLAPPTAELQRFPTPIFTPPLLPPFPLVPESLLKLQQQQQQLLLPFYLHDLKVAPKLALAAPALTLPTTPPVLLPPPPAKEEQAPAPSSSKPEPAEEAETEEAEGSQTGSEASRTAAKALLENFGFELVIQYNEGKQPAVAAAPAVPPRPPAGKLQCGTCGKQFSNMLILKTHEEHVHRRFLPFEALNRYAAQFRKSYDSMYPPPPPALPVETTTSVAAPTTTVAAAAATTTETSTVTVPTPPSIPLDIPSLCPPFLMQPMPVAVPPPDSETPRVSPERLKSLWFRGEDEEGGNLPVGLDPSRSGFHATRRFSRTKFTEFQSQALLSFFESSAYPKDGEVERLSVLLGLPNRVIVVWFQNARQKARKCGSETGVSSGSTGAQPTCKKCRTSFRCIFELIRHLKKCYNDQHEEGDAYCAEEENEAHEEEEQEEEEEEEQQQQEPSATDGDPKTDGAGEKVPEEELPSPEALPESSTNHPCEQCPAKFSSADLLNAHHVSHLPAAAPSSAAASTIGPPQHLLDLPPLVFGERPAHPDPSRAQKRKHEDGSLSPTGSECASMAGGDSEPPRDKRLRTTILPEQLEILYRWYMQDSNPTRKMLDCISEEVGLKKRVVQVWFQNTRARERKGQFRCNTSTAVPTTKPSTALSTTFPKFNPSPRDPPILYGAAFAPSLPAVSAQLPPPPPSKPEAPVDSQTQDEAAEEEVSKENEDRSLSGGELSDSSSSSSSLADLDSPGSRRSRAMEGGLGGIHDPLGQRRYRTQMSSLQLKIMKACYEAYRTPTMQECEVLGEEIGLPKRVIQVWFQNARAKEKKAKAASGSTSGGDEGPPSAQAQSECPYCEVKYDFYVSCRGHLFSRGHLARLKEAIKAQLKSESKCYELVPDKGTPSPTRLGASMPPTTTMPPSLGSMASFVPGPSSSSSGVLSTPLASSQPGPPLPQRLTPEPAQLDPSTEPAPAPETSPTDSQVDPTSSSALEPSLSSTATLKNLKTLKATVPALLGGQFLPFPLPAATAAAPSLFGAQLPGAYFQQLYGMKKGLFPMNPVIPQTLMGLLPNPLLPTPAPEPPVEVSEAPGISTVDVTHQYLCRQCKAAFESEGAAAAHQAAFCYFGRQPPAAPPPLRVPVCTYHCLACEVLVSGREALGAHLRSSAHRRKAGSNAATASVFAKEESKLPHSDSNPKSNATSTTLLAL